The sequence CTGGAATGGCTGAAGCGCATGCAGGACCCGAATGACGGAGGCGTGCATATTAAAAACGGCATGATTACTTATACGCAAAGCAGCCCACCGAGCAAAGACAAGGCGCCGCGCTATTATGAGATCAAGTGCTCTTCTTCTTCCATTGCGGCTGCCGGCATGTTTGCCCATGCGGCGATTGTCTTGAGGACGTTCCAGCAGCTGCAGGATTACGCCGATGATCTCGTCCGTCGCGCTGAGGCGGCCTGGAATTGGTATCATGCCAATCCGAAAGGGGAAGACTGCGATCCGCAGGAAATCAAATCGGGCGATGCCGACCGATCACTCAAAGACCAGGAGCAAACGGCAGTGACGGCAGCAGTGTATTTGTTTGCCGCAACCGGCGACGAACTTTATCATGATTACATCAAACGGGAATACACCAAAGTCTCGGTGCTGAGCTGGTGGGGTCCTTACAACATGGAAAAAGGCGACGCTCTGCTCTACTATACCACACTGCCCAATTCGGATTCCAAGGTTCGCAATGACATTCTATCCCGCAAAACCAACAATGCCAAATCAATGGGTGATTTTTACGGCTTTAACGCTTCGCTTGATCTTTATCGCGCCCATATGCCGGATGCACAATATCATTGGGGCAGCAACTGTGTGAAATGCAACGTCGGCAACATCAATTACGACATGATTGTCTATAACCTCGATCCGAACAATCGCCGTTCCTATCTGACCAAAGCCGCCGACGTACTACACTATATGCATGGCGTCAATCCTTTAGGGATGGTGCAGCTCTCCAATATGTATGCCTTTGGCGCTGAAAATTCGGTCAATGAGCTGTATCACGGCTGGTTCGCCAACGGCTCGCCATGGGACAACGCGCTGACCAGTCAATACGGTCCGGCCCCGGGTTATGTCACCGGCGGGCCCAATAAAAGCTACGGCGGCGGAACATCAGGCATCAAAGATCAACCGCCGCAAAAAGCTTATAGGGATTCGAACAACATTATGAACTCCTGGGAAGTTGTCGAACCCGCCATCTATTATCAATCTGCTTATTTAAAGCTGCTCTCTAAATTTGTCGATGCACGCTATTCGGCTGTGCAGAACAGAAATGCGGAATCTCCCGTCAATTACTCGCTTCGCCCCGCCTATCCTAACCCTTTCAACGCGCAAACGGTTATCCCTTACCGGTTGACCAAGCCGGCGCGCGTGGTTGTTGAGATTTACAATCTAAAAGGTGAAAAAGTTCGCACGCTGGTCAATGAAAGGCAGAATAAAGGCGAACAAAGAGCCGTTTGGGACGGTAGAGATGATGCAGGAAATGAAATATCCGCGGGGACTTTTTTCTATCGTCTGCTGGTGGAAAGCGAAACAAAAGAGACAGGCAAGATTACCATGATAAGATAACTTTCCTCGCTTATTCAATAAAAGCGGTCTCACCGGCAAGAGATCAAATTCGGACAGGTGCAGCCGCTTGCCGTTAAGCGTGGATGATAAAAAGACGGGCAGATTACCTGATGCCGATCGGCAATCTGCCCCGTCTGATCATTTCAGCAACACCATGCGAATAGTCTGAACCTCACTGCCGCCCTCAAAGCGGGCCAGATAAAGACCGGAATCAACGATTGTCCCGGATTCATCACGGCCATCCCACTGAACGGAATGCTCTCCGACTGATACTTCGCCGTCAACGAGGCGACGCACCGGTTTGCCTAACAGGTCATAGACCGTCAGGCGTACAGAGGCCGGTTTCGACACAGAAAAGGTCAGAGTCGTTGAAGGATTGAAAGGATTGGGATGATTCGGAAAGAGCTTAAAGAAGGCCGGAGTGTTCACAACTTGAACCCGAGTTGTGCTTTGCGGATCGCCGGGGTTGGAGACCAACGCCGGATCACCGGGATTGGGATTGCCGACCTTCCACGCACCCATAGGATCCTGCAACTCGGCTCCATTGGATGCGCCGTCGCCGTCCGAATCGAGAGCCGCCAGAGCCGGTCCCCACACAACATTGCCGCCGTTATCCAAAAAGCCGTTGTTCACGGCATTCCCGAAAGCATTGCGCGGACCGCCGAAGCCGGT comes from candidate division KSB1 bacterium and encodes:
- a CDS encoding glycoside hydrolase family 9 protein, coding for MKAPYGIFFFIFFAAIHAEPILSNRIMIDQFGYRPGDVKIAVISDPQVGFNASDSFTPGSTYQVRRVGSDEVIFSGSPAAWRNGAVHAQSGDKGWWFDFSSVDDEGSFYIYDVENNVRSYAFDIREDVYLDVLKAALRMYYYNRCTIAKEARHAGEKWADGPSFAGPGQDGQAHFVRDKKNEALVKDLSGGWFDAGDYNKYVTFAEVVIHQLLDAYTQNPHAWTDDVNIPESGNGLPDILDEIIWELEWLKRMQDPNDGGVHIKNGMITYTQSSPPSKDKAPRYYEIKCSSSSIAAAGMFAHAAIVLRTFQQLQDYADDLVRRAEAAWNWYHANPKGEDCDPQEIKSGDADRSLKDQEQTAVTAAVYLFAATGDELYHDYIKREYTKVSVLSWWGPYNMEKGDALLYYTTLPNSDSKVRNDILSRKTNNAKSMGDFYGFNASLDLYRAHMPDAQYHWGSNCVKCNVGNINYDMIVYNLDPNNRRSYLTKAADVLHYMHGVNPLGMVQLSNMYAFGAENSVNELYHGWFANGSPWDNALTSQYGPAPGYVTGGPNKSYGGGTSGIKDQPPQKAYRDSNNIMNSWEVVEPAIYYQSAYLKLLSKFVDARYSAVQNRNAESPVNYSLRPAYPNPFNAQTVIPYRLTKPARVVVEIYNLKGEKVRTLVNERQNKGEQRAVWDGRDDAGNEISAGTFFYRLLVESETKETGKITMIR
- a CDS encoding T9SS type A sorting domain-containing protein produces the protein MRFLVFVLFLVMTLTVVDLEGRSFRVNQIPNGAKFGCTNCHTGFGGPRNAFGNAVNNGFLDNGGNVVWGPALAALDSDGDGASNGAELQDPMGAWKVGNPNPGDPALVSNPGDPQSTTRVQVVNTPAFFKLFPNHPNPFNPSTTLTFSVSKPASVRLTVYDLLGKPVRRLVDGEVSVGEHSVQWDGRDESGTIVDSGLYLARFEGGSEVQTIRMVLLK